From the Deinococcus gobiensis I-0 genome, the window TTCATCCTCTTCCGGAAGCACCCAGCCGCGGCGCTCAGCATCAGTGAGGGGGCGTTCCGTAAGAATGAGGTCCGGCTTCAGTTCCGCGATCTCCTGAGTTTTCAGGCCCAGCGCGGTGGCGATTGGCCTGAAGTAATCACTCTCCACCCAGTTGATACGCCCGTTTGCCATGTGACTCAGATAGCTAGGGCTAGGCACACCAGCCTCCTCCGCGATCTGGCGCTGGGTTTTCTTGCTGCGAGCAATGTAGCTCTTCAGCATTTCGGCCAGCTCCGCGACCGATTTACTCGCGTCTGCCATAGGAAAGACTCGGTAGGAGGCTTGGGGGTGCAACGTCATATGTCATCTATAGCATGTTA encodes:
- a CDS encoding helix-turn-helix domain-containing protein, with amino-acid sequence MTLHPQASYRVFPMADASKSVAELAEMLKSYIARSKKTQRQIAEEAGVPSPSYLSHMANGRINWVESDYFRPIATALGLKTQEIAELKPDLILTERPLTDAERRGWVLPEEDEEPEIPLALQVAAEKYGHGDNAPLAERRWLVELADLDFREEPETPEDWLAIYSRLSKLIDPKAN